From the Penaeus chinensis breed Huanghai No. 1 chromosome 28, ASM1920278v2, whole genome shotgun sequence genome, one window contains:
- the LOC125040193 gene encoding uncharacterized protein LOC125040193 isoform X3: MSGMETKAQTGTTQCKLTQHGIQYLYCVNPEQRQITVQVVYLAFLEARYYLRVTDGQALSPIVIMEKNVYGSDFGLGDVIVINQRAWHPDDKPEWQKGLEDNDFCHIYITDYTVSAHFASVGQVIGTYDEKATCYRESVGSIRHFLEDKSRDMLVHSLISLSPLKVEFINKTTTLVRDIGALSHKLMDYRGAITDFSKALRGDVYNCTTWSNCSQTFLRTRDYADAEQFAIIALKFNPFHEKSYIRLVQSALARGNTSLAQQYARAAKFMCRTHKSAKAFLKAFARFDDPAPESTKKIKLTNPGKKMEIDENTKDIEVANKEWELEIMPMDPEDALPLLQKELTRLMSKECKINLMKWVNKSDKYEEEKEKQTLVRQLLHIHKMKRDRKRKEENIRRRNQQLKMKENVKIKIKKEQEMQREQKERMLQRELSMMRKMNVDVKLQRKTKAMNHDTFQETLENGKRLFEEHHYRQAVMALEKIMEEYLKKHKGDLKEIQFATALCEIHCGRGYITDGMDVLKVLVGDADFVLAARYWLAVSYEKICMFKAAGSYAKSCIEELKENRNYKGNVWPGTSEIIPETTPAYLAKGSKELLERMTSSVPAPKAKCHLSNCCSVQGHAFAKQEIYLQDLEFKGYINVTCEEDCTISFHHVCWKSLKDQKKDAKKTEKDFLGTECITPDCSGLIYSITIYDKNNEIKLELVKDKKRNDSTVKEKKKKDKKKEKPPVTKPETREKRKEKQGGASMEAAGLEQEQHINDTVKDPDVRDTTQEMESTVSKAPALPIDPESLEWTNVTVLKPSAEEEQTDKAKSIKKKKKKKKKKATPQADLLGDPLDASENVENEYVARLKLLKQEKEEKMMSNAQLRKLKRARALEKKKTLKNEASNDVGELPSECQHVPPIDPNNPFFIPEELREDNVKFEQFLKEEKLCGKTLDDPPLRTVVPCYDGDISINILSSLQEVDKKTKTESTSSPDSSEDMVTGAESAAHADLRAEILDIPYSDVDVDVTCSICLEPYDDFVSETLDCEHRFHRKCIRYWLKQQSNCPNCRKFALTEEDYPSLLDARKWLLE; this comes from the exons GTCGTGTACCTTGCCTTCCTCGAAGCGCGCTACTACTTGCGCGTGACGGACGGGCAAGCGCTGTCTCCGATCGTCATCATGGAGAAGAACGTCTATGGCTCTGACTTCGGCTTGGGTGACGTTATTGTGATTAATCAG CGAGCATGGCATCCAGATGACAAACCAGAGTGGCAGAAGGGACTAGAGGACAACGATTTCTGCCATATCTATATAACGGATTATACTGTCTCTGCCCATTTTGCAAGTGTCGGACAAGTGATTGGCACTTACGATGAAAAGGCTACCTGTTACCGGGAGTCAGTTGGTAGTATCCGTCATTTCTTAGAAGAT AAAAGTCGTGATATGCTTGTGCACTCCTTGATATCACTG AGCCCACTGAAAGTCGAATTCATTAATAAGACTACTACGCTTGTTAGAGACATCGGTGCCTTGTCTCACAAGCTTATGGACTACCGAGGTGCTATCACTGATTTTTCTAAGG CTTTAAGGGGTGACGTTTATAACTGTACAACTTGGTCCAACTGCAGTCAGACCTTCCTGAGGACCAGAGATTACGCGGATGCTGAACAGTTTGCAATAATTGCCCTCAAATTCAATCCGTTTCACGAGAAG TCATATATAAGGCTGGTGCAGTCAGCGCTTGCCCGAGGAAACACGTCCCTGGCACAACAGTACGCCCGCGCTGCCAAGTTCATGTGCCGCACCCATAAATCGGCGAAGGCTTTCTTGAAGGCTTTTGCCCGTTTTGATGACCCTGCACCTGAGTCCACGA AGAAGATAAAATTAACCAACCCgggaaagaagatggaaattGACGAAAACACGAAGGATATAGAAGTGGCAAATAAAGAGTGGGAATTGGAAATAATGCCTATG GATCCGGAAGatgcattaccattatt ACAAAAGGAATTAACAAGACTAATGTCAAAGGAATGCAAAATTAACTTAATGAAATGGGTGAATAAGAGTGACaaatatgaagaagagaaggagaaacaaaccTTAGTGAGACAACTACTGCACATTCATAAGATGAAGAGggacaggaaaaggaaagaagaaaatattaggaGAAGAAATCAACaactaaaaatgaaagaaaatgtaaagataaagattaagaaagaacaagagatgcagagagaacaaaaggaaagaatgcTTCAGAGGGAACTGAGTATGATGAGGAAAATGAATGTGGATGTG AAactacaaaggaaaacaaaagctaTGAATCATGACACTTTCCAAGAAACACTTGAGAATGGGAAAAG ACTCTTTGAGGAACATCACTACCGTCAAGCTGTCATGGCTTTAGAGAAGATTATGGAGGAGTATCTCAAAAAACACAAAGGTGACCTGAAG GAAATCCAATTTGCAACAGCCTTGTGCGAGATACATTGTGGACGAGGCTACATTACTGATGGTATGGATGTCCTGAAGGTTTTAGTGGGTGACGCAGACTTTGTACTAGCTGCTCGCTATTGGCTTGCAGTTAGTTATGAGAAGATTTGTAT GTTTAAAGCTGCAGGGTCATATGCAAAGTCTTGTATTGAGGaactaaaagaaaacagaaactatAAAGGAAATGTGTGGCCTGGTACTTCTGAGATCATTCCTGAGACTACCCCTGCATATTTGGCA AAAGGCTCCAAGGAACTGCTTGAGAGGATGACATCATCAGTTCCAGCACCTAAAGCAAAGTGCCATCTGAGTAACTGTTGTTCAGTTCAAGGTCATGCTTTTGCCAAACAGGAAATTTATTTGCA AGACCTTGAGTTTAAAGGTTATATAAATGTGACATGTGAGGAGGACTGCACCATCAGTTTCCATCATGTGTGCTGGAAATCCTTGAAGGACCAAAAAAAAGAtgcgaagaaaacagaaaag GATTTTCTAGGTACAGAATGCATAACTCCAGATTGTTCAGGCCTGATATATAGCATAACTATAtatgacaaaaacaatgaaataaaattggaactagttaaagataaaaaaagaaatgacagtacagtaaaggaaaagaagaagaa ggacaagaagaaagagaaaccacCAGTAACCAAACCAGAAACAcgtgaaaagaggaaagagaagcagGGAGGTGCAAGCATGGAAGCTGCTGGACTAGAACAG GAACAACACATTAATGACACAGTAAAGGATCCCGATGTGAGAGATACCACACAAGAAATGGA ATCAACTGTTTCCAAAGCTCCTGCTCTGCCAATTGATCCTGAAAGCCTGGAATGGACAAATGTTACTGTGCTCAAGCCATCTGCTGAAGAAGAACAAACAGACAAGGCTAAAtccataaagaaaaagaagaaaaagaagaaaaagaaagccacACCCCAGGCTGATCTTTTGGGAGATCCGCTAGATGCATCCGAAAATGTTGA GAATGAATATGTAGCACGTTTAAAATTACtgaagcaggagaaagaagagaaaatgatgtCCAATGCACAACTAAGGAAATTGAAGAGGGCAAGAGctctagaaaagaagaagacccTAAAAAATGAAGCTTCCAATGATGTGGGGGAACTGCCATCTGAATGTCAGCATGTGCCACCG ATTGACCCAAACAACCCATTCTTTATACCAGAAGAGCTTAGAGAAGATAATGTGAAATTTGAGCAAttcttaaaagaagaaaaactttgTGGAAAAACTTTGGATGATCCACCACTGAGAACAGTTGTTCCTTG TTATGATGGTGACATTAGTATAAATATCCTAAGTAGTCTTCAAGAGGTTGATAAAAAAACCAAAACAGAATCCACCAGTTCTCCAGACAGTAGTGAAGACATGGTCACAGGAGCTGAGAGTGCAGCACATGCTGATCTGAGAGCAGAAATTCTTGATATACCATActctgatgttgatgttgatgttacaTGTTCAATTTGCCTGGAACCATATGATGATTTTGTCTCGGAGACCCTTGACTGTGAACACAGGTTCCACCGCAAATGTATAAGATATTGGTTAAAACAACAGTCAAATTGCCCTAACTGTCGGAAATTTGCACTAACAGAGGAGGACTATCCATCATTATTAGATGCTAGAAAATGGTTattagaatga
- the LOC125040193 gene encoding uncharacterized protein LOC125040193 isoform X1, whose amino-acid sequence MSGMETKAQTGTTQCKLTQHGIQYLYCVNPEQRQITVQVVYLAFLEARYYLRVTDGQALSPIVIMEKNVYGSDFGLGDVIVINQRAWHPDDKPEWQKGLEDNDFCHIYITDYTVSAHFASVGQVIGTYDEKATCYRESVGSIRHFLEDKSRDMLVHSLISLSPLKVEFINKTTTLVRDIGALSHKLMDYRGAITDFSKALRGDVYNCTTWSNCSQTFLRTRDYADAEQFAIIALKFNPFHEKSYIRLVQSALARGNTSLAQQYARAAKFMCRTHKSAKAFLKAFARFDDPAPESTTFIEPFPLRTPGQIYAFLYSEKIKLTNPGKKMEIDENTKDIEVANKEWELEIMPMDPEDALPLLQKELTRLMSKECKINLMKWVNKSDKYEEEKEKQTLVRQLLHIHKMKRDRKRKEENIRRRNQQLKMKENVKIKIKKEQEMQREQKERMLQRELSMMRKMNVDVKLQRKTKAMNHDTFQETLENGKRLFEEHHYRQAVMALEKIMEEYLKKHKGDLKEIQFATALCEIHCGRGYITDGMDVLKVLVGDADFVLAARYWLAVSYEKICMFKAAGSYAKSCIEELKENRNYKGNVWPGTSEIIPETTPAYLAKGSKELLERMTSSVPAPKAKCHLSNCCSVQGHAFAKQEIYLQDLEFKGYINVTCEEDCTISFHHVCWKSLKDQKKDAKKTEKDFLGTECITPDCSGLIYSITIYDKNNEIKLELVKDKKRNDSTVKEKKKKDKKKEKPPVTKPETREKRKEKQGGASMEAAGLEQEQHINDTVKDPDVRDTTQEMESTVSKAPALPIDPESLEWTNVTVLKPSAEEEQTDKAKSIKKKKKKKKKKATPQADLLGDPLDASENVENEYVARLKLLKQEKEEKMMSNAQLRKLKRARALEKKKTLKNEASNDVGELPSECQHVPPIDPNNPFFIPEELREDNVKFEQFLKEEKLCGKTLDDPPLRTVVPCYDGDISINILSSLQEVDKKTKTESTSSPDSSEDMVTGAESAAHADLRAEILDIPYSDVDVDVTCSICLEPYDDFVSETLDCEHRFHRKCIRYWLKQQSNCPNCRKFALTEEDYPSLLDARKWLLE is encoded by the exons GTCGTGTACCTTGCCTTCCTCGAAGCGCGCTACTACTTGCGCGTGACGGACGGGCAAGCGCTGTCTCCGATCGTCATCATGGAGAAGAACGTCTATGGCTCTGACTTCGGCTTGGGTGACGTTATTGTGATTAATCAG CGAGCATGGCATCCAGATGACAAACCAGAGTGGCAGAAGGGACTAGAGGACAACGATTTCTGCCATATCTATATAACGGATTATACTGTCTCTGCCCATTTTGCAAGTGTCGGACAAGTGATTGGCACTTACGATGAAAAGGCTACCTGTTACCGGGAGTCAGTTGGTAGTATCCGTCATTTCTTAGAAGAT AAAAGTCGTGATATGCTTGTGCACTCCTTGATATCACTG AGCCCACTGAAAGTCGAATTCATTAATAAGACTACTACGCTTGTTAGAGACATCGGTGCCTTGTCTCACAAGCTTATGGACTACCGAGGTGCTATCACTGATTTTTCTAAGG CTTTAAGGGGTGACGTTTATAACTGTACAACTTGGTCCAACTGCAGTCAGACCTTCCTGAGGACCAGAGATTACGCGGATGCTGAACAGTTTGCAATAATTGCCCTCAAATTCAATCCGTTTCACGAGAAG TCATATATAAGGCTGGTGCAGTCAGCGCTTGCCCGAGGAAACACGTCCCTGGCACAACAGTACGCCCGCGCTGCCAAGTTCATGTGCCGCACCCATAAATCGGCGAAGGCTTTCTTGAAGGCTTTTGCCCGTTTTGATGACCCTGCACCTGAGTCCACGA CTTTCATTGAGCCTTTTCCATTGAGAACGCCAGGACAAATTTATGCATTTCTATATTCAGAGAAGATAAAATTAACCAACCCgggaaagaagatggaaattGACGAAAACACGAAGGATATAGAAGTGGCAAATAAAGAGTGGGAATTGGAAATAATGCCTATG GATCCGGAAGatgcattaccattatt ACAAAAGGAATTAACAAGACTAATGTCAAAGGAATGCAAAATTAACTTAATGAAATGGGTGAATAAGAGTGACaaatatgaagaagagaaggagaaacaaaccTTAGTGAGACAACTACTGCACATTCATAAGATGAAGAGggacaggaaaaggaaagaagaaaatattaggaGAAGAAATCAACaactaaaaatgaaagaaaatgtaaagataaagattaagaaagaacaagagatgcagagagaacaaaaggaaagaatgcTTCAGAGGGAACTGAGTATGATGAGGAAAATGAATGTGGATGTG AAactacaaaggaaaacaaaagctaTGAATCATGACACTTTCCAAGAAACACTTGAGAATGGGAAAAG ACTCTTTGAGGAACATCACTACCGTCAAGCTGTCATGGCTTTAGAGAAGATTATGGAGGAGTATCTCAAAAAACACAAAGGTGACCTGAAG GAAATCCAATTTGCAACAGCCTTGTGCGAGATACATTGTGGACGAGGCTACATTACTGATGGTATGGATGTCCTGAAGGTTTTAGTGGGTGACGCAGACTTTGTACTAGCTGCTCGCTATTGGCTTGCAGTTAGTTATGAGAAGATTTGTAT GTTTAAAGCTGCAGGGTCATATGCAAAGTCTTGTATTGAGGaactaaaagaaaacagaaactatAAAGGAAATGTGTGGCCTGGTACTTCTGAGATCATTCCTGAGACTACCCCTGCATATTTGGCA AAAGGCTCCAAGGAACTGCTTGAGAGGATGACATCATCAGTTCCAGCACCTAAAGCAAAGTGCCATCTGAGTAACTGTTGTTCAGTTCAAGGTCATGCTTTTGCCAAACAGGAAATTTATTTGCA AGACCTTGAGTTTAAAGGTTATATAAATGTGACATGTGAGGAGGACTGCACCATCAGTTTCCATCATGTGTGCTGGAAATCCTTGAAGGACCAAAAAAAAGAtgcgaagaaaacagaaaag GATTTTCTAGGTACAGAATGCATAACTCCAGATTGTTCAGGCCTGATATATAGCATAACTATAtatgacaaaaacaatgaaataaaattggaactagttaaagataaaaaaagaaatgacagtacagtaaaggaaaagaagaagaa ggacaagaagaaagagaaaccacCAGTAACCAAACCAGAAACAcgtgaaaagaggaaagagaagcagGGAGGTGCAAGCATGGAAGCTGCTGGACTAGAACAG GAACAACACATTAATGACACAGTAAAGGATCCCGATGTGAGAGATACCACACAAGAAATGGA ATCAACTGTTTCCAAAGCTCCTGCTCTGCCAATTGATCCTGAAAGCCTGGAATGGACAAATGTTACTGTGCTCAAGCCATCTGCTGAAGAAGAACAAACAGACAAGGCTAAAtccataaagaaaaagaagaaaaagaagaaaaagaaagccacACCCCAGGCTGATCTTTTGGGAGATCCGCTAGATGCATCCGAAAATGTTGA GAATGAATATGTAGCACGTTTAAAATTACtgaagcaggagaaagaagagaaaatgatgtCCAATGCACAACTAAGGAAATTGAAGAGGGCAAGAGctctagaaaagaagaagacccTAAAAAATGAAGCTTCCAATGATGTGGGGGAACTGCCATCTGAATGTCAGCATGTGCCACCG ATTGACCCAAACAACCCATTCTTTATACCAGAAGAGCTTAGAGAAGATAATGTGAAATTTGAGCAAttcttaaaagaagaaaaactttgTGGAAAAACTTTGGATGATCCACCACTGAGAACAGTTGTTCCTTG TTATGATGGTGACATTAGTATAAATATCCTAAGTAGTCTTCAAGAGGTTGATAAAAAAACCAAAACAGAATCCACCAGTTCTCCAGACAGTAGTGAAGACATGGTCACAGGAGCTGAGAGTGCAGCACATGCTGATCTGAGAGCAGAAATTCTTGATATACCATActctgatgttgatgttgatgttacaTGTTCAATTTGCCTGGAACCATATGATGATTTTGTCTCGGAGACCCTTGACTGTGAACACAGGTTCCACCGCAAATGTATAAGATATTGGTTAAAACAACAGTCAAATTGCCCTAACTGTCGGAAATTTGCACTAACAGAGGAGGACTATCCATCATTATTAGATGCTAGAAAATGGTTattagaatga
- the LOC125040193 gene encoding uncharacterized protein LOC125040193 isoform X2 produces the protein MSGMETKARTTQCKLTQHGIQYLYCVNPEQRQITVQVVYLAFLEARYYLRVTDGQALSPIVIMEKNVYGSDFGLGDVIVINQRAWHPDDKPEWQKGLEDNDFCHIYITDYTVSAHFASVGQVIGTYDEKATCYRESVGSIRHFLEDKSRDMLVHSLISLSPLKVEFINKTTTLVRDIGALSHKLMDYRGAITDFSKALRGDVYNCTTWSNCSQTFLRTRDYADAEQFAIIALKFNPFHEKSYIRLVQSALARGNTSLAQQYARAAKFMCRTHKSAKAFLKAFARFDDPAPESTTFIEPFPLRTPGQIYAFLYSEKIKLTNPGKKMEIDENTKDIEVANKEWELEIMPMDPEDALPLLQKELTRLMSKECKINLMKWVNKSDKYEEEKEKQTLVRQLLHIHKMKRDRKRKEENIRRRNQQLKMKENVKIKIKKEQEMQREQKERMLQRELSMMRKMNVDVKLQRKTKAMNHDTFQETLENGKRLFEEHHYRQAVMALEKIMEEYLKKHKGDLKEIQFATALCEIHCGRGYITDGMDVLKVLVGDADFVLAARYWLAVSYEKICMFKAAGSYAKSCIEELKENRNYKGNVWPGTSEIIPETTPAYLAKGSKELLERMTSSVPAPKAKCHLSNCCSVQGHAFAKQEIYLQDLEFKGYINVTCEEDCTISFHHVCWKSLKDQKKDAKKTEKDFLGTECITPDCSGLIYSITIYDKNNEIKLELVKDKKRNDSTVKEKKKKDKKKEKPPVTKPETREKRKEKQGGASMEAAGLEQEQHINDTVKDPDVRDTTQEMESTVSKAPALPIDPESLEWTNVTVLKPSAEEEQTDKAKSIKKKKKKKKKKATPQADLLGDPLDASENVENEYVARLKLLKQEKEEKMMSNAQLRKLKRARALEKKKTLKNEASNDVGELPSECQHVPPIDPNNPFFIPEELREDNVKFEQFLKEEKLCGKTLDDPPLRTVVPCYDGDISINILSSLQEVDKKTKTESTSSPDSSEDMVTGAESAAHADLRAEILDIPYSDVDVDVTCSICLEPYDDFVSETLDCEHRFHRKCIRYWLKQQSNCPNCRKFALTEEDYPSLLDARKWLLE, from the exons GTCGTGTACCTTGCCTTCCTCGAAGCGCGCTACTACTTGCGCGTGACGGACGGGCAAGCGCTGTCTCCGATCGTCATCATGGAGAAGAACGTCTATGGCTCTGACTTCGGCTTGGGTGACGTTATTGTGATTAATCAG CGAGCATGGCATCCAGATGACAAACCAGAGTGGCAGAAGGGACTAGAGGACAACGATTTCTGCCATATCTATATAACGGATTATACTGTCTCTGCCCATTTTGCAAGTGTCGGACAAGTGATTGGCACTTACGATGAAAAGGCTACCTGTTACCGGGAGTCAGTTGGTAGTATCCGTCATTTCTTAGAAGAT AAAAGTCGTGATATGCTTGTGCACTCCTTGATATCACTG AGCCCACTGAAAGTCGAATTCATTAATAAGACTACTACGCTTGTTAGAGACATCGGTGCCTTGTCTCACAAGCTTATGGACTACCGAGGTGCTATCACTGATTTTTCTAAGG CTTTAAGGGGTGACGTTTATAACTGTACAACTTGGTCCAACTGCAGTCAGACCTTCCTGAGGACCAGAGATTACGCGGATGCTGAACAGTTTGCAATAATTGCCCTCAAATTCAATCCGTTTCACGAGAAG TCATATATAAGGCTGGTGCAGTCAGCGCTTGCCCGAGGAAACACGTCCCTGGCACAACAGTACGCCCGCGCTGCCAAGTTCATGTGCCGCACCCATAAATCGGCGAAGGCTTTCTTGAAGGCTTTTGCCCGTTTTGATGACCCTGCACCTGAGTCCACGA CTTTCATTGAGCCTTTTCCATTGAGAACGCCAGGACAAATTTATGCATTTCTATATTCAGAGAAGATAAAATTAACCAACCCgggaaagaagatggaaattGACGAAAACACGAAGGATATAGAAGTGGCAAATAAAGAGTGGGAATTGGAAATAATGCCTATG GATCCGGAAGatgcattaccattatt ACAAAAGGAATTAACAAGACTAATGTCAAAGGAATGCAAAATTAACTTAATGAAATGGGTGAATAAGAGTGACaaatatgaagaagagaaggagaaacaaaccTTAGTGAGACAACTACTGCACATTCATAAGATGAAGAGggacaggaaaaggaaagaagaaaatattaggaGAAGAAATCAACaactaaaaatgaaagaaaatgtaaagataaagattaagaaagaacaagagatgcagagagaacaaaaggaaagaatgcTTCAGAGGGAACTGAGTATGATGAGGAAAATGAATGTGGATGTG AAactacaaaggaaaacaaaagctaTGAATCATGACACTTTCCAAGAAACACTTGAGAATGGGAAAAG ACTCTTTGAGGAACATCACTACCGTCAAGCTGTCATGGCTTTAGAGAAGATTATGGAGGAGTATCTCAAAAAACACAAAGGTGACCTGAAG GAAATCCAATTTGCAACAGCCTTGTGCGAGATACATTGTGGACGAGGCTACATTACTGATGGTATGGATGTCCTGAAGGTTTTAGTGGGTGACGCAGACTTTGTACTAGCTGCTCGCTATTGGCTTGCAGTTAGTTATGAGAAGATTTGTAT GTTTAAAGCTGCAGGGTCATATGCAAAGTCTTGTATTGAGGaactaaaagaaaacagaaactatAAAGGAAATGTGTGGCCTGGTACTTCTGAGATCATTCCTGAGACTACCCCTGCATATTTGGCA AAAGGCTCCAAGGAACTGCTTGAGAGGATGACATCATCAGTTCCAGCACCTAAAGCAAAGTGCCATCTGAGTAACTGTTGTTCAGTTCAAGGTCATGCTTTTGCCAAACAGGAAATTTATTTGCA AGACCTTGAGTTTAAAGGTTATATAAATGTGACATGTGAGGAGGACTGCACCATCAGTTTCCATCATGTGTGCTGGAAATCCTTGAAGGACCAAAAAAAAGAtgcgaagaaaacagaaaag GATTTTCTAGGTACAGAATGCATAACTCCAGATTGTTCAGGCCTGATATATAGCATAACTATAtatgacaaaaacaatgaaataaaattggaactagttaaagataaaaaaagaaatgacagtacagtaaaggaaaagaagaagaa ggacaagaagaaagagaaaccacCAGTAACCAAACCAGAAACAcgtgaaaagaggaaagagaagcagGGAGGTGCAAGCATGGAAGCTGCTGGACTAGAACAG GAACAACACATTAATGACACAGTAAAGGATCCCGATGTGAGAGATACCACACAAGAAATGGA ATCAACTGTTTCCAAAGCTCCTGCTCTGCCAATTGATCCTGAAAGCCTGGAATGGACAAATGTTACTGTGCTCAAGCCATCTGCTGAAGAAGAACAAACAGACAAGGCTAAAtccataaagaaaaagaagaaaaagaagaaaaagaaagccacACCCCAGGCTGATCTTTTGGGAGATCCGCTAGATGCATCCGAAAATGTTGA GAATGAATATGTAGCACGTTTAAAATTACtgaagcaggagaaagaagagaaaatgatgtCCAATGCACAACTAAGGAAATTGAAGAGGGCAAGAGctctagaaaagaagaagacccTAAAAAATGAAGCTTCCAATGATGTGGGGGAACTGCCATCTGAATGTCAGCATGTGCCACCG ATTGACCCAAACAACCCATTCTTTATACCAGAAGAGCTTAGAGAAGATAATGTGAAATTTGAGCAAttcttaaaagaagaaaaactttgTGGAAAAACTTTGGATGATCCACCACTGAGAACAGTTGTTCCTTG TTATGATGGTGACATTAGTATAAATATCCTAAGTAGTCTTCAAGAGGTTGATAAAAAAACCAAAACAGAATCCACCAGTTCTCCAGACAGTAGTGAAGACATGGTCACAGGAGCTGAGAGTGCAGCACATGCTGATCTGAGAGCAGAAATTCTTGATATACCATActctgatgttgatgttgatgttacaTGTTCAATTTGCCTGGAACCATATGATGATTTTGTCTCGGAGACCCTTGACTGTGAACACAGGTTCCACCGCAAATGTATAAGATATTGGTTAAAACAACAGTCAAATTGCCCTAACTGTCGGAAATTTGCACTAACAGAGGAGGACTATCCATCATTATTAGATGCTAGAAAATGGTTattagaatga